CCGAGGAGCTTTCCGCCAGCCTCGCTTCGCTGGCGGGGTCCTGGCAGGGCGGGGCGAGTGAGCAGGCGGTCCAGGCAACCACGCCCATGGTCGTCTGGTTGCACACCGCCGCCCTGCAGGCCCAGAAGCGGGCCATGCAGGCGATCGCCCAGGCGAACTCGTACCTGCTGGCCATGGCGGTGACGCCGCCACTGGTCGAGATCGAGGCCAACCACGTCACGCACGCCGTCCTGGAGGCGACCAACTTCCTCGGCGTGAACACCGTGCCGATCGGGGTCAACGAGTTCGACTACTTCGTGCGGATGTGGACGCAGGCGGCCGTCGCGATGCACGGCTATCAGGCGGAGACGGCCGCCAACACCATGTTCGAACCGATCCCGCCGCTCAAACCGATCGTGATGCCCGGTGTCGGTGAGGCAGCGCTGGGGTTCGCCTCGGGCAAGATCGCAGCGACCCTGCCGGGTTCGGCGATGCGAGAGCTGGCATTCGCGCAGGTCACTGCGCAGGCGAGCATCGAATCCGCGGCGCTGCATGCCGGTCGTGCCGCGGCGAACAGCAATGCGGCGATGGTGTCGGCGCAAACGCAGGCGCGCAAGGGTGAGAACACCGCCCAGCAGGCCCAAGGTGAGCCCGAGCAGCTGATGCAGGGTGCGCAGCAGGGCGCGCAGATGGGTATGCAGGTTGCCTCGCAGGTGGGTTCGATGCTCACCCAGGCTCCGCAGCAGATGATGCAGACGGTCACCCAGCCGATGCAGCAGATCCTCGCGCCGATGCAGCAGGTCAGTTCGATGTTCGGCCAGATCGGTGGCGGTCTGAACAAGGGTGCGCAGTTCGGGCTGATGGGTGCCAGTCCGTTCTCCAACCATCCGCTGGCCGGTGGGACCGGCGCCGGAGCCGGTGCCGGACTGGTGCGCGCGGCGTCGTTGCCCGGCGCGGGCGGCACGCTGGCCAGCACACCGCTGATGAGCGGATTGCTCGGACAGACGGCGGGGGCTGCTGCCCCGGCCGGTGCGGCGGCCGGCGGTGCCGGATCGGGGTTGGCCCCGGTCGGCAACGGAGCCGGCGGCGGACCCATGGGGGGCATGGGGCAGGGAGCGAAACGCGGTACGAATCGGCAGAGCCTGGCGGCGCCGTCCGCCCTCGCCCACGACCTGGGTGAGGACGAGGACGAGGACGACGACTGGTGAACCGTCAACCGACACAAGACTTCCCGGCCGAGGGGGCTGGAAGACTCGCCATCAGTGGTGAGGACACAGGAAAACAGAAAGAGTACCGAGCATGGCACAGATGAATACAGATGCCGCTGTCCTCGCCAAGGAGGCGGCCCACTTCGAGAGCATCTCCGGCGAGCTCAAGGGAGTGATCTCTCAGGTCGAGGCCACCGGTGGTGCGCTCGCGGCCCAGATGGTCGGTCAGGCGGGCACCGCGGCACAGGCCGCGCTGCTGCGCTTCCACGAGGCCGCCGCGCGACAGGTTCAGGAGCTGAACGACATCTCCCAGAACATCCAGACTTCGGGCATGCAGTACACCACCGCGGACGAGGACCAGGCCGGCACCCTTTCGTCGGCCATGAACCTCTGACCCTTACCAACTTTCAAAGGAGATAACATATGTCGCAACAGGTTTGGCAGTTCGGCGGTATCGAAGGTTCCGCAGGCGAGATCCATGGCGCCGTCGGCGTCACCCAGGGTCTGCTCGACGAGGGCAAGGCCTCGCTCGCTTCGCTCGCCTCGGTGTGGGGTGGCTCGGGTTCGGAGGCCTACCAGGCCGTGCAGATGCGGTGGGACAGCACTTCGGCCGAGCTGAACGCCGCGCTGCAG
This DNA window, taken from Mycolicibacterium neoaurum, encodes the following:
- a CDS encoding WXG100 family type VII secretion target, whose protein sequence is MAQMNTDAAVLAKEAAHFESISGELKGVISQVEATGGALAAQMVGQAGTAAQAALLRFHEAAARQVQELNDISQNIQTSGMQYTTADEDQAGTLSSAMNL
- a CDS encoding PPE family protein; protein product: MVASIPPVPFVYGALPPEVNTGRLMAGAGAAPMYQAAAAWESLAIALETQAEELSASLASLAGSWQGGASEQAVQATTPMVVWLHTAALQAQKRAMQAIAQANSYLLAMAVTPPLVEIEANHVTHAVLEATNFLGVNTVPIGVNEFDYFVRMWTQAAVAMHGYQAETAANTMFEPIPPLKPIVMPGVGEAALGFASGKIAATLPGSAMRELAFAQVTAQASIESAALHAGRAAANSNAAMVSAQTQARKGENTAQQAQGEPEQLMQGAQQGAQMGMQVASQVGSMLTQAPQQMMQTVTQPMQQILAPMQQVSSMFGQIGGGLNKGAQFGLMGASPFSNHPLAGGTGAGAGAGLVRAASLPGAGGTLASTPLMSGLLGQTAGAAAPAGAAAGGAGSGLAPVGNGAGGGPMGGMGQGAKRGTNRQSLAAPSALAHDLGEDEDEDDDW
- a CDS encoding WXG100 family type VII secretion target, translated to MSQQVWQFGGIEGSAGEIHGAVGVTQGLLDEGKASLASLASVWGGSGSEAYQAVQMRWDSTSAELNAALQNLAQTISESGQHMQQIEHGVTGMFA